A portion of the Macaca mulatta isolate MMU2019108-1 chromosome 2, T2T-MMU8v2.0, whole genome shotgun sequence genome contains these proteins:
- the KNG1 gene encoding kininogen-1 isoform X8: protein MLFKNQDTGECTDNAYVDTQLQIASFSQKCDIYPGEDFVQPPSKICVGCPRDIPTNSPELEETLTHTITKLNAENNATFYFKIDNVKKARVQVVAGKKYFIDFVARETTCSKESNEELTESCETKKLGQSLDCNAEVYVVPWEKKIYPTVNCQPLGMISLMKRPPGFSPFRSTQVGEIKEETTVSPPHTSMAPAQDEERESGKEQGRTHRHDWGHEKQRKCNLGHGHKHECDQGHGHQRGHGLGRGHQQQHGLGHGHKFKLDDDLEHQGGHVLDHGHKHKHGHGHGKHKNKGKKNGKHNGWKTEHLASSSEDSTTPSAQIQEKTEGPTPIPSLAQPGVADTFSDFQDSDLIVTMTPPIPPTPTESDDDWIPDIQIEPNGLSFNPISDFPDTTSPKCPGRPWKSVSENNPTTKMKESYDFNLADALY from the exons atgctttttaaaaaccaggATACCGGTGAATGTACAGATAATGCATACGTCGATACTCAGCTACAAATTGCTTCCTTCTCACAGAAGTGTGACATTTATCCAG GGGAGGATTTTGTACAACCACCTTCCAAGATTTGCGTGGGCTGCCCCAGAGATATACCCACCAACAGCCCAGAGCTGGAGGAGACACTGACTCACACCATCACAAAGCTTAATGCGGAGAATAACGCAACTTTCTATTTCAAGATTGACAATGTGAAAAAAGCAAGAGTACAG GTGGTGGCTggcaagaaatattttattgactttGTGGCCAGGGAAACCACATGTTCCAAGGAAAGTAATGAAGAGTTGACCGAAAGCTGTGAGACCAAAAAACTTGGT CAAAGCCTAGATTGCAATGCTGAAGTTTATGTGGTACCCTGGGAGAAGAAAATTTACCCTACTGTCAACTGTCAACCACTGGGAATG aTCTCATTGATGAAAAGGCCTCCAGGTTTTTCACCTTTCCGATCAACACAAGTaggggaaataaaagaagaaacaactgTAAGTCCACCCCACACTTCCATGGCACCTGCACAAGATGAAGAGCGGGAGTCAGGAAAAGAACAAGGGCGTACTCATAGACATGACTGGGgccatgaaaaacaaagaaaatgtaatcTCGGCCATGGCCATAAACATGAATGTGACCAAGGGCATGGGCATCAAAGGGGACATGGCCTCGGCCGTGGACACCAACAACAGCATGGTCTTGGTCATGGACATAAGTTCAAACTTGATGATGATCTTGAACACCAAGGGGGCCATGTCCTTGACCATGGACATAAGCATAAGCATGGTCATGGCcatggaaaacataaaaataaaggcaaaaagaatggaaagcacAATGGTTGGAAAACAGAGCATTTGGCAAGCTCTTCTGAAGACAGTACTACACCTTCTGCACAGATACAAGAGAAGACAGAAGGGCCAACACCCATCCCTTCCCTAGCCCAGCCAGGTGTAGCAGATACCTTTTCTGACTTTCAGGACTCTGATCTCATTGTAACTATGACGCCTCCTATACCACCAACTCCCACAGAGAGTGATGACGATTGGATCCCTGACATCCAGATAGAACCAAATGGGCTTTCATTTAACCCAATATCAGATTTTCCAGACACAACCTCCCCCAAATGTCCTGGACGCCCCTGGAAGTCAGTTAGTGAAAATAACCCAACcacaaaaatgaaagaatctTATGATTTCAATCTTGCTGATGCCCTTTATTAA